In Palaemon carinicauda isolate YSFRI2023 chromosome 21, ASM3689809v2, whole genome shotgun sequence, the following proteins share a genomic window:
- the LOC137614913 gene encoding zinc finger BED domain-containing protein 4-like: MLKEVIKVLEPFQEATSQVEGENMVTLSCVAPIVFGLEHSLKLFTESKPIYCLNLANALQSSIKKRLHLFLEKTDVIAAAVMDPRFKLAWLPCEEIKKEKISKIVDLIISESTRSSLKNTIPESEPFITISTNQDKADMSAKHLRLFAYMPPAEKINVSASTSDTTVVKTELESYLEKGVLAFDVNPLRYWRENKSFCILKPFARNILGSCATSAPSESVFSKAGNFYTPEQAKLGPENLARKPSGH, from the coding sequence ATgctaaaagaagtgataaaagttTTGGAACCATTCCAAGAGGCGACATCGCAAGTGGAAGGAGAAAACATGGTGACACTTTCTTGCGTTGCACCAATTGTATTTGGCCTTGAGCACAGCCTCAAACTATTCACAGAAAGTAAACCAATCTACTGCTTAAACTTGGCTAATGCACTACAGTCTTCTATCAAAAAGAGGTTGCATCTGTTTCTTGAGAAGACTGACGTCATTGCCGCAGCTGTCATGGATCCCAGGTTTAAGCTGGCATGGCTGCcatgtgaggaaataaaaaaggaaaagatttcgAAGATTGTGGACCTAATTATTTCAGAGTCAACTCGGTCATCTTTGAAGAACACAATTCCAGAGAGTGAGCCTTTCATCACCATAAGCACCAATcaagacaaggctgacatgagtgcaAAACACCTTCGTCTTTTTGCCTACATGCCACCAGCTGAGAAAATAAATGTAAGTGCATCAACAAGCGACACTACAGTGGTAAAGACAGAACTTGAGTCGTACCTAGAAAAAGGTGTTCTGGCTTTTGACGTGAACCCACTGAGGTACTGGCGTGAAAACAAGAGCTTCTGCATTTTGAAGCCTTTTGCAAGAAATATTCTAGGGTCCTGTGCCACGTCGGCACCATCTGAAAGTGTCTTTAGTAAGGCCGGTAATTTTTACACTCCTGAGCAAGCAAAACTTGGCCCGGAAAACTTGGCACGGAAACCTTCCGGGCATTAA